Proteins found in one Paludisphaera rhizosphaerae genomic segment:
- a CDS encoding tetratricopeptide repeat protein, with translation MPRRAWIGLLCFWPGLPQIWTGQEVFGLLLAGFFAATINLAVVARWVWVEAFAPGWADFFAVTAILTWSAAFVYTTWWVWLCHPDRHRAEIEKLYREALDLYLQGKWNESRRRIERILALDETDVDALMHLGAIHVRTHRPDLARRAYRQCLEQDGGAKWRWEVERSLAALERPHS, from the coding sequence CTTGGATCGGGCTGTTGTGTTTCTGGCCGGGCCTGCCGCAAATCTGGACCGGGCAGGAGGTTTTCGGGCTGCTGCTCGCCGGCTTCTTCGCCGCGACGATCAATCTGGCAGTCGTCGCGCGATGGGTCTGGGTCGAGGCTTTCGCCCCCGGTTGGGCTGATTTCTTTGCGGTCACGGCGATCTTGACGTGGTCGGCGGCCTTCGTCTATACGACCTGGTGGGTCTGGCTTTGCCATCCCGATCGCCACCGCGCCGAGATCGAGAAACTCTATCGAGAGGCCCTGGATCTCTATCTGCAAGGCAAGTGGAACGAGTCCCGGCGGCGGATCGAGCGGATCCTGGCGTTGGACGAGACCGACGTCGACGCTTTAATGCACCTGGGGGCGATCCACGTCCGAACTCACCGTCCCGATCTGGCGCGACGGGCGTATCGTCAGTGCCTGGAGCAGGACGGAGGGGCCAAGTGGCGGTGGGAGGTCGAACGATCGCTGGCAGCACTGGAGCGACCTCACTCCTGA
- a CDS encoding ATP-dependent Clp protease ATP-binding subunit, giving the protein MFERFTDRARKVMQLANQEAQRFNHEYVGTEHVLLGLIKEGSGVAANVLRNLDVDLRKIRNEVEKIVQAGPEMVTMGKLPQTPRAKKVIEYAIEEARNLNHNYVGTEHLLLGLLREQEGVAAQVLMNLNLKLEEVREEVLNLLGHGMDAGGEGGERGAAAKGNKSKTPALDSFGRDLTDLARQSKLDPVIGRQNEIERVIQVLSRRTKNNPVLLGEAGVGKTAIVEGLAQLIVDGGVPELLRDRRIVVLDLAMMVAGTKYRGQFEERIKAVMNEVRRAKNTILFIDELHTLVGAGGAEGAIDASNVLKPALARGEVQCIGATTLDEYRKYIEKDGALERRFQMIMVEPPSKSEALEILRGLRDRYEAHHRVQITDDALEASVELSDRYITGRCLPDKAIDVVDEAGARVRLKAMTRPPDLKELDEQIERLNQDKEEAVANQDFERAAALRDQADKLKKKKETITREWRERSREIDGTVDEEVIAEVVSKMTGIPLTRLETEETARLLRMEEEIQKKVISQTEAIKRISEAVRRSRAGLKDPKRPIGSFVFAGPTGVGKTHLAKALAEFMFGDADALIQIDMSEYMEKHNVSRLIGAPPGYVGYEEGGQLTEKIRRRPYAVVLLDEIEKAHPDVYNMLLQIMEEGRLTDSFGRNVDFKNTIIIMTTNAGAEVTASTNLFGFERGRDEAHSYEEMKERLKVAIEKYFRPEFLNRLDDVIVFHSLTQADLKRIVDIELAKIRGRMAERGLELALTDAAKELIIAKGYNPDYGARPLRRAIENMIENPMAEEVLRGTFAGKDLITVDVEGDNESKKLKFTASKKGDEAKGPALAAVGGDA; this is encoded by the coding sequence ATGTTTGAACGCTTCACCGATCGTGCCCGGAAGGTGATGCAGCTGGCCAATCAAGAGGCCCAGCGCTTCAACCACGAGTACGTCGGCACGGAACACGTCCTGCTGGGGCTGATCAAGGAAGGCAGCGGAGTCGCCGCCAACGTCTTGCGGAACCTTGACGTCGATCTCCGGAAGATCCGCAACGAGGTCGAGAAGATCGTCCAGGCCGGTCCCGAGATGGTCACGATGGGGAAGCTCCCCCAGACCCCCCGGGCCAAGAAGGTCATCGAATACGCGATCGAAGAAGCTCGCAACCTGAACCACAACTACGTCGGCACCGAACACCTTCTACTCGGCCTGTTGCGCGAGCAGGAAGGGGTGGCGGCCCAGGTCCTGATGAACCTGAACCTGAAGCTCGAAGAAGTGCGCGAGGAGGTGCTGAACTTGCTCGGTCACGGGATGGACGCTGGCGGCGAAGGTGGTGAGCGCGGCGCCGCAGCAAAAGGCAATAAGTCCAAGACCCCGGCCTTGGACTCCTTCGGACGCGACCTGACCGATCTGGCTCGGCAATCCAAGCTCGACCCGGTCATCGGCCGCCAGAATGAAATCGAGCGCGTGATCCAGGTGCTCTCGCGCCGCACCAAGAACAACCCGGTCCTCCTCGGCGAGGCGGGCGTCGGCAAGACGGCGATCGTCGAGGGCCTGGCCCAACTCATCGTCGACGGCGGCGTCCCCGAGTTGCTGCGCGACCGGCGGATCGTGGTGCTCGACCTGGCGATGATGGTCGCCGGCACGAAGTACCGCGGCCAGTTCGAGGAGCGCATCAAGGCGGTCATGAACGAGGTCCGCCGCGCCAAGAACACCATCCTGTTCATCGATGAGCTGCATACGCTCGTCGGCGCGGGCGGGGCGGAGGGGGCCATCGACGCCTCCAACGTCCTCAAGCCGGCCCTGGCGCGCGGCGAGGTCCAGTGCATCGGCGCCACCACCCTCGACGAGTACCGCAAGTACATCGAGAAGGACGGCGCTCTGGAACGTCGGTTCCAGATGATCATGGTGGAGCCCCCCAGCAAGAGCGAGGCTCTGGAGATCCTCCGCGGCCTCCGCGACCGCTACGAGGCCCACCACCGCGTTCAGATCACCGACGACGCGCTCGAGGCGTCCGTCGAGCTGTCCGACCGCTACATCACCGGCCGCTGCCTGCCGGACAAGGCCATCGACGTGGTCGACGAGGCGGGTGCCCGCGTCCGACTCAAGGCCATGACCCGGCCCCCGGATCTGAAGGAGCTCGACGAGCAGATCGAGCGCCTCAACCAGGACAAGGAAGAGGCCGTCGCCAACCAGGACTTCGAGCGGGCCGCCGCGCTCCGCGACCAGGCCGACAAGCTCAAGAAGAAGAAGGAGACGATCACCCGCGAGTGGCGCGAGCGCTCACGAGAGATCGACGGCACGGTCGACGAGGAGGTGATCGCCGAGGTCGTCTCCAAGATGACCGGGATCCCTCTCACCCGCCTGGAGACCGAGGAAACGGCTCGTCTGCTCCGGATGGAAGAGGAGATCCAGAAGAAGGTCATCTCCCAGACCGAGGCCATCAAGCGGATCAGCGAGGCCGTCCGCCGCAGTCGCGCCGGGCTCAAGGATCCCAAGCGGCCGATCGGCAGCTTCGTCTTCGCCGGCCCCACGGGCGTCGGCAAGACGCACCTGGCCAAGGCCCTGGCCGAGTTCATGTTCGGCGACGCCGACGCGTTGATCCAGATCGACATGTCGGAGTACATGGAGAAGCACAACGTCTCGCGGCTGATCGGCGCCCCTCCGGGCTACGTCGGCTACGAGGAAGGCGGCCAGCTCACCGAGAAGATCCGCCGCCGTCCCTACGCCGTGGTCCTGCTCGACGAAATCGAGAAGGCCCACCCGGACGTCTACAACATGCTCCTCCAGATCATGGAGGAAGGTCGGCTGACCGACAGCTTCGGTCGCAACGTCGACTTCAAGAACACTATCATCATCATGACGACCAACGCCGGCGCCGAAGTCACCGCCAGCACGAACCTCTTCGGGTTCGAGCGCGGCCGCGACGAGGCCCACTCCTACGAGGAGATGAAGGAACGGCTCAAGGTCGCCATCGAGAAGTACTTCCGGCCTGAGTTCCTCAACCGTCTGGACGACGTCATCGTCTTCCACTCGTTGACCCAGGCCGACCTGAAGCGGATCGTCGACATCGAGCTGGCCAAGATCCGGGGCCGCATGGCCGAACGGGGTCTGGAACTGGCCCTGACCGACGCTGCCAAGGAACTGATCATCGCCAAGGGCTACAACCCCGACTACGGCGCCCGCCCGCTTCGCCGTGCGATCGAGAACATGATCGAGAACCCCATGGCCGAAGAAGTCCTCCGGGGCACCTTCGCCGGTAAGGATCTCATCACGGTCGACGTCGAGGGCGATAACGAGAGCAAGAAGCTCAAGTTCACCGCCAGCAAGAAGGGCGACGAGGCCAAGGGCCCGGCGCTGGCTGCGGTCGGCGGCGACGCCTGA
- a CDS encoding glycosyltransferase family 2 protein: MGRDQSPPSLCIVTPTFERRTLLKRFLKQLPKQEFQDWKLVVVHDGPNGRIKSLVGRFEASDPRIVFVETPDWNNDYGATPRLVGVQEARARFAPDYILFWDDDNSFEPDALCRIRDSLVAHDYPEVLIVSVDYRGREMLPPEGVSGYHLKIGQVDMACIIVRTWLAQAGYEAVVQAKWDNPGRDLFVQDWMLLAHVRERVPTPRIVVDRSIKVGTMDGLRRLHTWRRRWGLPSLGLTSQRWFRRLTEGVF; encoded by the coding sequence ATGGGCCGCGACCAGAGTCCTCCATCGCTCTGCATCGTGACGCCGACCTTCGAGCGTCGCACGCTGCTGAAGCGGTTCCTGAAACAACTCCCGAAGCAAGAGTTCCAGGACTGGAAACTGGTCGTCGTCCATGACGGGCCGAACGGCCGGATCAAGTCGCTCGTCGGTCGCTTCGAGGCCTCCGATCCGCGGATCGTCTTCGTGGAGACGCCCGACTGGAACAACGACTATGGGGCGACGCCCAGGCTGGTCGGCGTGCAGGAGGCGAGGGCTCGCTTCGCACCCGACTACATCCTGTTCTGGGACGACGACAACTCGTTTGAGCCCGACGCCCTATGTCGCATTCGGGACTCGCTGGTCGCCCACGATTACCCCGAGGTCCTCATCGTCTCCGTGGACTACCGCGGCCGTGAGATGCTGCCGCCGGAGGGCGTCTCGGGCTATCACCTCAAGATCGGCCAGGTCGACATGGCCTGCATCATTGTTCGGACCTGGCTGGCGCAGGCGGGCTACGAGGCGGTCGTCCAGGCGAAGTGGGACAATCCCGGTCGCGACCTATTCGTCCAGGACTGGATGCTCCTGGCCCACGTCCGGGAGCGTGTCCCGACGCCTCGGATCGTCGTGGATCGAAGCATCAAGGTAGGGACGATGGACGGTCTGCGCCGACTCCATACGTGGCGACGACGATGGGGGCTTCCGTCCCTGGGCCTGACGAGCCAACGTTGGTTTCGAAGGCTGACCGAGGGCGTGTTCTGA
- a CDS encoding MMPL family transporter has protein sequence MFSFLAGLVQRRSWIVLLLWISATTLLFLYAPRWENVTKDDDVRFFPREYPSVVGQDLMERGFPRDAASSQVVFIHERKDAALSPDDLAFVEKFAADFYKWSEAEPTLGVKKLDTHRSPVIGQRLIGTAKDGKGQAVLSIASLNGTYLSRRTRIAVDQILEYLAKQPPLPEGLVRSVSGSAVVGHDMNRAAQESIDATTVATIVLVVAILLVVYRSPLLAMVPLVTIAFSVVVSMKAIASLAAVSSDLATRWEAPWLSFQVINITRVFVVVVLFGAGTDYCLFLIARYREELARGRSRRDALRESIEQVGGALVASAGTVVIGLGMLIFSSFAKIRYTGPAIALSLTIALLAALTLAPMMLSWLGGAIFWPFKPPHHTPGADREQESLNETPMTGFWVAVSSLVVRHPLWILFVSLAALVPLAVIGAQTTSNYSQLADLAPDRPSVIGASVIRRYFAVGELSPTIAVVENPKLDFRSPEGRDKVAEMTKRLLAVPGVAEVRSLTQPLGRPSPPASEMNFLQRMADKALHAAAEGRYISVKPAEPKDQNHISRFDVVFSSDPFSRASLEALARIEETLDAASKPEGPIHGAVGVGLAGSTSAVNDLMRVTTGDEHRMYFLVTFGVYVILVALLKRPGTCLYLIFTVVLGYLASLGITELVFKNLHHGPEPWAGLDWTVGFFLFVILVAVGEDYNILLMARVIEEEAKHGVVEGTRRAVAHTGGIISSCGLIMAGTFGSMLTGSLTSLRELGFSLGLGILLDTFLVRPILVPAFVVVADKLWNDAPPPKKPKHVPALKPEPSANGKVHHEEPAKALVPDAVDSCIGDLYEE, from the coding sequence ATGTTCTCTTTTCTCGCCGGACTGGTTCAGCGTCGATCCTGGATCGTGCTGCTGCTCTGGATTTCAGCGACGACGCTGCTGTTTCTTTACGCACCGCGATGGGAGAACGTGACCAAGGACGACGACGTCCGGTTCTTCCCCCGCGAATATCCCAGCGTCGTCGGCCAGGACCTGATGGAGCGCGGCTTCCCGCGCGACGCGGCGAGTTCACAGGTCGTTTTCATCCACGAACGGAAGGACGCCGCGCTCAGTCCTGACGACCTCGCCTTCGTCGAGAAGTTCGCGGCCGACTTCTACAAATGGAGCGAGGCCGAGCCGACGCTGGGGGTCAAGAAGCTGGACACCCACCGCTCGCCGGTCATCGGTCAGCGGCTGATCGGCACGGCGAAGGACGGCAAGGGGCAGGCCGTCCTCTCCATCGCCTCGCTCAACGGCACCTACCTTTCGCGGCGAACCCGAATCGCCGTCGACCAGATTCTGGAGTACCTCGCCAAGCAGCCGCCCCTCCCTGAGGGCCTGGTCCGATCCGTCTCTGGCTCCGCGGTCGTCGGCCACGACATGAACCGAGCGGCCCAGGAGAGCATCGACGCCACGACCGTCGCCACCATCGTCCTGGTGGTCGCCATTCTGCTGGTCGTCTACCGCTCCCCGCTGCTCGCCATGGTGCCGCTGGTGACGATCGCCTTCTCGGTCGTCGTCTCCATGAAGGCGATCGCCTCCCTGGCGGCCGTCTCGTCGGACCTGGCGACACGCTGGGAGGCTCCCTGGCTGAGCTTTCAGGTCATCAACATCACCAGGGTCTTCGTGGTGGTCGTCCTCTTCGGAGCAGGGACCGACTACTGCCTCTTCCTGATCGCCCGGTACCGCGAGGAATTGGCCCGAGGCCGCTCGCGCCGTGACGCACTCCGCGAGTCGATCGAACAGGTCGGCGGCGCACTTGTCGCGAGCGCGGGGACCGTTGTGATCGGGCTGGGGATGCTCATCTTCTCCAGCTTCGCCAAGATCCGCTACACCGGCCCGGCCATCGCACTCAGCCTGACGATCGCCCTGCTGGCCGCCCTGACGCTCGCACCGATGATGCTTTCCTGGCTCGGCGGCGCGATTTTCTGGCCGTTCAAGCCCCCCCATCACACTCCCGGGGCTGACCGCGAGCAGGAGAGCCTGAATGAAACCCCGATGACGGGGTTCTGGGTGGCGGTGTCGAGCCTGGTCGTCCGCCACCCGCTATGGATTCTCTTCGTGAGCCTCGCCGCTCTGGTGCCGCTGGCCGTCATCGGCGCCCAGACGACGTCGAACTACAGCCAGCTTGCCGACCTCGCGCCCGATCGGCCGAGCGTCATCGGAGCCTCGGTCATCCGGCGATACTTCGCGGTCGGGGAGTTGAGCCCGACGATCGCGGTGGTGGAGAATCCGAAGCTCGACTTCCGATCGCCCGAAGGCCGCGACAAGGTCGCGGAGATGACGAAGCGGCTGCTGGCCGTTCCGGGCGTCGCCGAGGTCCGCTCGCTGACGCAGCCGCTCGGCAGGCCTTCGCCGCCGGCCTCGGAGATGAACTTCCTCCAGCGGATGGCCGACAAGGCGCTCCACGCGGCGGCCGAGGGCCGTTACATCAGCGTCAAGCCGGCCGAGCCGAAGGACCAGAACCATATCAGTCGGTTCGACGTGGTCTTCTCATCCGACCCGTTCTCGCGGGCCAGTCTGGAAGCGCTCGCCCGGATCGAGGAGACGCTCGACGCCGCCAGCAAGCCCGAGGGGCCGATCCACGGCGCGGTGGGCGTCGGCCTGGCCGGCTCCACATCGGCGGTGAATGACCTCATGCGGGTCACGACGGGCGACGAGCACCGGATGTACTTCCTGGTGACTTTCGGCGTGTACGTGATCCTGGTCGCCCTGCTGAAGCGACCGGGAACGTGCCTCTACCTGATTTTCACGGTCGTTCTGGGCTACCTGGCGTCGCTGGGGATCACCGAGCTGGTCTTCAAGAACCTGCACCACGGCCCTGAACCCTGGGCGGGGCTGGACTGGACGGTCGGCTTCTTCCTGTTCGTGATCCTGGTGGCCGTGGGAGAGGACTACAATATCCTCCTCATGGCGCGTGTGATCGAGGAGGAAGCCAAGCACGGCGTCGTCGAAGGGACGCGCCGGGCTGTGGCTCACACTGGCGGGATCATCAGCTCGTGCGGCCTCATCATGGCGGGCACGTTCGGCTCGATGCTGACCGGCAGCCTGACCTCGCTGCGCGAACTGGGCTTTTCGCTGGGCCTGGGCATCCTGCTGGACACCTTCCTCGTCCGGCCGATCCTGGTGCCGGCCTTCGTGGTCGTCGCCGACAAGCTCTGGAACGACGCTCCGCCGCCGAAGAAGCCGAAGCACGTACCAGCCCTCAAGCCGGAACCGTCCGCAAACGGCAAGGTTCACCACGAGGAACCGGCGAAGGCTCTGGTTCCCGACGCCGTCGACTCGTGCATCGGCGACCTCTACGAAGAGTGA
- the rlmN gene encoding 23S rRNA (adenine(2503)-C(2))-methyltransferase RlmN: MDVTIDPRDVGPGELETWAAARGCDAVVVRKLLSAIFRRGVLEPDRWMAESQIPKRLAESIGPLPLPRLRLDASVVSPGDGFQKLRFRTAEDLALETVLIPLHKEGAVSLCLSSQVGCAMGCTFCATARMTTRRNLKTWEIIDQFLQARDVVHSQGRRVTGAVFMGMGEPFLNYDNVMTAADLMRCSSAGSVAAKAITISTVGLVPEIDRYTREGRRYRLAVSLGAATDEKRRELVPVAARWPVAEVVAAARRYALARRTRVTLAYVCISGVNVGEDDARALGELIGDTPVRVDLIEVTDPTGRYSPPGADELQSFRDALTRHVGQPIVRRYSGGKDIQAACGTLAGTG; this comes from the coding sequence GTGGACGTGACGATCGATCCGAGAGATGTAGGGCCGGGTGAACTGGAGACGTGGGCCGCAGCACGCGGCTGCGACGCCGTGGTCGTGCGGAAGTTGCTCTCGGCGATCTTCCGCCGCGGGGTGCTGGAACCTGACCGCTGGATGGCTGAGTCTCAGATCCCCAAACGCCTGGCCGAGTCGATCGGGCCCCTCCCCCTGCCCCGGCTTCGACTCGACGCCTCGGTCGTTTCGCCGGGCGACGGATTCCAGAAGCTCCGATTCCGGACGGCCGAAGACCTGGCTCTTGAGACGGTCCTGATCCCGCTGCACAAGGAGGGGGCGGTCAGCCTCTGCCTGTCCTCGCAGGTAGGTTGCGCGATGGGCTGCACCTTCTGCGCGACGGCCCGCATGACCACTCGGCGCAACCTCAAGACATGGGAGATCATCGACCAGTTCCTCCAGGCCCGCGACGTGGTCCATTCCCAGGGCCGCCGGGTGACGGGGGCCGTCTTCATGGGGATGGGGGAGCCCTTCCTGAACTACGACAACGTCATGACGGCCGCCGACCTCATGCGATGCTCCTCGGCCGGCTCGGTCGCCGCCAAGGCGATCACGATCAGCACCGTGGGCCTCGTTCCGGAGATCGACCGCTACACCCGCGAAGGCCGTCGCTACCGTCTGGCCGTCAGCCTGGGTGCCGCGACCGACGAGAAACGTCGCGAGTTAGTCCCCGTCGCCGCCCGGTGGCCGGTCGCCGAGGTTGTCGCCGCCGCGCGCAGGTACGCCCTGGCGCGGCGGACCCGCGTCACGCTGGCGTACGTCTGCATCAGCGGCGTGAACGTCGGCGAGGACGACGCCCGAGCCCTGGGCGAACTGATCGGCGATACGCCCGTCCGCGTCGACCTCATCGAGGTCACCGACCCCACCGGCCGCTACTCGCCTCCAGGCGCTGACGAGCTGCAATCCTTCCGCGACGCACTCACACGCCACGTCGGCCAGCCGATCGTCCGCCGCTATTCGGGCGGGAAGGACATCCAGGCCGCCTGCGGCACCCTCGCCGGTACGGGGTGA
- a CDS encoding trypsin-like peptidase domain-containing protein: MKRNPVAWAALVVSSAALVSSTGVLRPMPAAPKVAPESQKVAEALSQAYEAVAEFVKPSAVQISVKKSSAGPNVRNFQFPFPGGPNGPRGRNPQGQPDMKDFEEMLRKFFGPDGLPERNQFGGPTPGTGVGSGFVYDDKGHILTNNHVVEGADKIVVTFHDGIEVPATVVGRDEKSDVAVIKVETSNYPALPRGDSGKLKVGDLVMAVGSPFELSQTFTTGIISATDRNNVRINDYESFLQTDAAINPGNSGGPLVNMAGEVIGVNSAIVTGGRGNDGIGFAIPIDMAANVADQLIKSGKVSRSRIGVQMEPLTPVLAKQLGLEDGVKGILVSLVADGSPAEKAGLKQGDVIVSFGGEKLDGSLPVFRLKVAASAVGKGVDIDYYREGQRKTTTIVPVAEDKVVFDIEQNAQKEGRESEKKEPASTAVADFGLEVQPLTAELAESLGLPKDQKGLLVAAVKENSTAEAEGIQEGDVITKVLRDKRVQPIGDVRAFQDLASKSEVLSFYVHSAKSGSRFVSLTKAALPAGK, encoded by the coding sequence ATGAAGCGAAATCCAGTCGCCTGGGCGGCTTTGGTCGTTTCTTCCGCCGCTCTGGTTAGCTCGACGGGCGTACTGCGGCCGATGCCCGCCGCCCCCAAAGTTGCGCCCGAGAGCCAGAAGGTTGCCGAGGCGCTTTCCCAGGCCTATGAGGCCGTGGCCGAGTTCGTGAAGCCGTCGGCCGTGCAGATCAGCGTCAAGAAAAGCTCCGCCGGGCCGAACGTGCGGAACTTCCAATTTCCGTTCCCTGGCGGGCCGAACGGTCCTCGCGGCCGGAACCCGCAGGGTCAGCCCGACATGAAGGACTTCGAAGAGATGCTTCGGAAGTTCTTCGGTCCCGACGGACTGCCGGAGAGGAACCAGTTCGGCGGCCCCACGCCTGGCACGGGGGTCGGCTCGGGCTTCGTGTATGACGACAAGGGCCACATCCTGACGAACAACCACGTGGTCGAAGGGGCGGACAAGATCGTCGTCACCTTCCACGATGGGATCGAGGTTCCCGCGACCGTCGTTGGGCGTGATGAAAAGTCGGACGTGGCGGTCATCAAGGTTGAGACCAGCAACTATCCCGCCCTGCCTCGCGGCGACAGCGGCAAGCTGAAGGTCGGCGACCTGGTCATGGCTGTGGGCTCGCCCTTCGAGCTGAGCCAGACCTTCACCACGGGCATCATCTCGGCCACCGACCGGAACAACGTCCGGATCAACGACTACGAGTCGTTCCTCCAGACCGACGCGGCCATCAACCCGGGCAACTCGGGCGGGCCGCTGGTGAACATGGCGGGCGAGGTGATCGGCGTCAATTCGGCGATCGTCACCGGCGGCCGCGGCAACGACGGCATCGGCTTTGCGATCCCGATCGACATGGCCGCCAACGTCGCCGACCAGCTCATCAAGTCCGGCAAGGTCAGCCGGTCGCGGATCGGCGTCCAGATGGAGCCGCTGACCCCGGTCCTGGCCAAACAGCTTGGCCTGGAAGACGGCGTCAAAGGGATTCTCGTGAGCCTGGTCGCTGACGGCTCTCCCGCCGAGAAGGCCGGGCTGAAGCAGGGCGACGTGATCGTGAGCTTCGGCGGCGAGAAGCTTGACGGCAGCCTCCCGGTGTTCCGCCTCAAGGTGGCCGCCAGCGCCGTCGGCAAGGGGGTCGATATCGACTACTACCGCGAGGGCCAACGCAAGACGACGACCATCGTCCCGGTGGCCGAAGACAAGGTGGTGTTCGACATCGAGCAGAATGCCCAGAAGGAAGGTCGGGAATCCGAGAAGAAGGAGCCCGCGTCAACGGCCGTCGCCGACTTCGGCCTGGAAGTCCAGCCTCTGACCGCTGAGCTCGCCGAGTCGCTCGGCCTGCCCAAGGATCAGAAGGGCCTGCTGGTCGCCGCCGTGAAGGAGAACAGCACGGCCGAGGCCGAGGGAATCCAGGAAGGCGATGTCATCACCAAGGTCCTCCGCGACAAGCGTGTTCAGCCGATCGGCGACGTCCGCGCGTTCCAGGACCTGGCCTCCAAGAGCGAGGTTCTGTCGTTCTACGTTCACTCCGCCAAGTCGGGCAGCCGCTTCGTCTCGCTGACGAAGGCCGCCCTCCCGGCCGGCAAGTGA
- a CDS encoding aminotransferase class I/II-fold pyridoxal phosphate-dependent enzyme has translation MNDPTTNTGSEEHESTERYDIEVAPRVRNLPPYLFGKINELKYRKRTAGDDVIDLGMGNPTDPPEQWVVDKLCEAAQDSRNHRYSVATGIYNLRREVAAKYERRFGVKLDPDQEVVATIGSKEGFSHMCLALLGPGDTALVPAPTFPIHSHAVALASANAISLDVRDQQAFLTNIARVCDSLLPRPKILVLNYPHNPSSAVVEPAFFEEIVALAKKYRFFVIHDFAYGDIGFDGYQPPSFLSVKGATKVGCEFTTMSKGYNMAGWRVGFAAGNRDMLGALKAIKGYYDYGIFQAVQVAAIVALRHGEEGRAAQVAEYQERRDVMVRGLRRLGWEVEPPKAGMFVWANMPEPWRSQMGSIDFAMKLLEEANVAVSPGRGFGEAGEGCLRLALVENSHRLRQAIRQIGRCLRVEPAVS, from the coding sequence ATGAACGATCCGACGACGAACACCGGATCCGAAGAACACGAGTCGACCGAACGCTACGATATCGAGGTCGCGCCCCGGGTCCGGAACCTGCCGCCGTACCTCTTCGGCAAGATCAACGAGCTGAAGTATCGGAAGCGCACCGCCGGGGACGACGTCATCGACCTGGGCATGGGCAACCCGACCGACCCCCCCGAACAGTGGGTCGTCGATAAGCTCTGCGAGGCCGCCCAGGATTCGCGGAACCACCGCTACAGCGTCGCCACGGGGATCTACAACCTCCGTCGCGAGGTCGCTGCGAAGTACGAGCGGCGGTTCGGCGTGAAGCTCGACCCCGACCAGGAGGTCGTGGCGACGATCGGCTCGAAGGAAGGGTTCAGCCACATGTGCCTGGCCCTGCTCGGGCCTGGCGACACCGCGCTGGTCCCCGCGCCCACCTTCCCGATCCACAGCCACGCCGTCGCGCTGGCCTCGGCCAACGCCATCTCGCTGGACGTCCGCGACCAGCAGGCGTTCCTGACAAACATCGCCCGGGTGTGCGACAGCCTGCTCCCCCGGCCCAAGATCCTGGTGCTGAACTACCCCCACAATCCCTCGTCGGCGGTCGTCGAGCCGGCCTTCTTCGAGGAGATCGTGGCGCTGGCGAAGAAGTACCGCTTCTTCGTGATCCACGACTTCGCCTACGGCGACATCGGCTTCGACGGCTACCAGCCGCCGAGCTTCCTGTCGGTGAAGGGGGCGACGAAGGTCGGCTGCGAATTCACGACCATGTCCAAGGGCTACAACATGGCCGGCTGGCGGGTCGGCTTCGCGGCCGGCAACCGCGATATGCTCGGCGCTCTCAAGGCGATCAAGGGCTACTACGACTACGGCATCTTCCAGGCCGTGCAGGTTGCCGCGATCGTCGCCCTTCGCCACGGCGAGGAAGGGCGGGCCGCGCAGGTCGCCGAGTATCAGGAGCGCCGCGACGTCATGGTCCGCGGCCTTCGGCGACTAGGATGGGAAGTCGAGCCGCCCAAGGCCGGCATGTTCGTCTGGGCGAACATGCCTGAGCCCTGGAGGAGCCAGATGGGCTCGATCGACTTCGCCATGAAGCTGCTGGAGGAGGCGAACGTCGCCGTCAGCCCCGGCCGGGGCTTCGGCGAGGCCGGAGAGGGCTGTCTGCGGCTGGCTCTCGTCGAAAACTCCCACCGTCTCCGCCAGGCGATCCGCCAGATCGGCCGCTGCCTGCGGGTCGAGCCCGCCGTCAGCTAA